A portion of the Streptomyces platensis genome contains these proteins:
- a CDS encoding acyltransferase family protein, protein MIPAPRSSARQGTCRTASAEPPATPAGRTAGASGEPAPSAPAEPPAPAKQRDAFFDNAKYLAIVLVALGHAWEPYYHGSRSAASLYLFVYAFHMPAFTVISGYFSRSFDMRRDRLQRLVTGVAVPFVVFQTAFALFRYWAGDIPSFTVSLLDPWFLTWFLAALFIWRLTAPLWRIVRRPVPLALVIAMAASASPDVGTGLDLQRVLQFLPFFVLGMCLKAEHFSLVRRWPVRIAAVPVLAVALVFAYWAVPRMNDAWFYHTDSAENLGAPWWIGALMQLAMFGCSLVLTACFLAWVPGRRMWCTALGAGTLYGYLLHGFLAKASRWWDWYDAGWVRTPWGAIAVTFIAAAVVTLLCTPPVQRVFRCVMEPKMTWAFRREPRTGAAAAPAGKRTAEKQPSP, encoded by the coding sequence GTGATCCCCGCTCCCCGGTCCTCCGCCCGGCAGGGCACCTGTCGCACCGCCTCCGCTGAGCCGCCCGCCACCCCGGCGGGCCGTACCGCCGGTGCCTCGGGCGAACCGGCGCCGTCCGCCCCCGCCGAGCCGCCCGCCCCGGCCAAACAGCGCGACGCGTTCTTCGACAACGCCAAATACCTGGCCATCGTCCTGGTAGCCCTCGGGCATGCCTGGGAGCCGTATTACCACGGCAGCCGGAGCGCGGCGTCGCTGTATCTCTTCGTCTACGCCTTCCACATGCCGGCCTTCACGGTCATCTCCGGCTATTTCTCGCGCAGTTTCGACATGCGCCGCGACCGGCTCCAGCGGCTGGTCACCGGCGTCGCCGTCCCGTTCGTCGTGTTCCAGACGGCCTTCGCGCTCTTTCGGTACTGGGCCGGTGACATCCCGAGTTTCACGGTCAGCCTGCTGGATCCGTGGTTCCTCACCTGGTTCCTGGCGGCCCTGTTCATCTGGCGGCTCACCGCTCCGTTGTGGCGGATCGTGCGCCGGCCGGTGCCGCTGGCCCTCGTGATCGCCATGGCGGCTTCCGCCTCCCCGGACGTCGGCACCGGACTGGACCTCCAGCGGGTGCTGCAATTCCTGCCGTTCTTCGTCCTCGGTATGTGCCTGAAGGCGGAGCACTTCAGCCTGGTGCGCCGCTGGCCGGTGCGGATCGCCGCGGTGCCCGTCCTGGCGGTGGCCCTGGTCTTCGCGTACTGGGCCGTGCCCCGGATGAACGACGCCTGGTTCTACCACACCGACAGCGCCGAGAACCTGGGCGCTCCGTGGTGGATCGGTGCCCTGATGCAGCTCGCCATGTTCGGCTGCTCGCTGGTGCTGACGGCGTGCTTCCTGGCCTGGGTGCCGGGCCGCCGGATGTGGTGCACGGCGCTGGGCGCCGGCACGCTCTACGGCTATCTGCTGCACGGCTTCCTCGCCAAGGCTTCCCGCTGGTGGGACTGGTACGACGCCGGCTGGGTCCGCACCCCGTGGGGCGCCATCGCCGTCACCTTCATCGCCGCAGCGGTCGTGACGCTGCTGTGCACACCGCCGGTGCAGCGGGTCTTCCGCTGCGTGATGGAGCCGAAGATGACCTGGGCGTTCAGACGGGAGCCCCGGACCGGTGCGGCGGCGGCCCCTGCCGGGAAGCGGACGGCGGAGAAGCAACCGTCGCCCTAG
- a CDS encoding undecaprenyl-diphosphate phosphatase yields the protein MSAISIGQAVVLGAVEGVTEFLPVSSTGHLKIAEGLMGIPVGDKTVVAFSAVIQVGAIAAALAYFFKDIVRIMGAWFRGLRDREERYHHDYKFAWWVIYATLPIVVVGLAAKPLIEGPLASLWVVAGSLIVGSGVMWAADRMGRHKRGEDDTSLKDAMLVGCSQILALLFPGFSRSGATMSTALMLDLERVAATRLSFFLGIPALTGAGIYELKDAIGTGAALAPLAIGTVVSFGVAYASIAWLLKFVAKHSFNSFVLYRILVGGLLFGLLGAGVLS from the coding sequence ATGAGCGCGATCAGCATCGGCCAAGCCGTCGTCCTCGGAGCTGTCGAGGGGGTGACGGAATTCCTGCCGGTCTCCTCCACCGGTCACCTCAAGATCGCCGAGGGGCTGATGGGTATCCCGGTCGGCGACAAGACCGTCGTCGCGTTCTCCGCGGTCATCCAGGTCGGCGCGATCGCCGCGGCACTCGCCTACTTCTTCAAGGACATCGTGCGCATCATGGGCGCCTGGTTCCGCGGGCTGCGCGACCGTGAGGAGCGGTACCACCACGACTACAAGTTCGCCTGGTGGGTGATCTACGCCACCCTCCCGATCGTCGTTGTCGGCCTGGCCGCCAAGCCGCTGATCGAAGGCCCGCTCGCCTCGCTCTGGGTGGTGGCCGGCTCGCTGATCGTCGGCAGCGGGGTGATGTGGGCGGCGGACCGGATGGGCCGCCACAAGCGCGGTGAGGACGACACCTCACTCAAGGACGCCATGCTGGTCGGCTGCTCACAGATCCTCGCGCTCCTCTTCCCCGGCTTCTCCCGCTCCGGCGCGACCATGTCCACCGCCCTGATGCTCGACCTGGAGCGGGTCGCCGCCACCCGGCTGTCCTTCTTCCTCGGCATCCCGGCCCTCACCGGCGCCGGGATCTACGAGCTGAAGGACGCCATCGGTACCGGCGCCGCCCTCGCCCCGCTGGCCATCGGCACCGTCGTCTCCTTCGGCGTCGCCTACGCCTCCATCGCCTGGCTGCTGAAGTTCGTGGCCAAGCACTCCTTCAACTCCTTTGTCCTCTACCGGATCCTCGTCGGCGGGCTGCTCTTCGGACTGCTGGGCGCGGGCGTCCTCAGCTGA
- a CDS encoding NAD-binding protein, with the protein MIGATTLARRVCASLGESGHPVDHLAAPDDQDLRRALATPPAAIAVLVGDDLSALRYALAVRHVRDSVRIVVTVFDRTVAQQLRLLLPDCVPVSPADLLAPTLAGLCVDPDALAVWHDGRGAVAVRPQEERLVETAWRASPAARRQALLGRLRGQLQPHDADARLLLIGLLGIVAVLVLDWIWLVGVFHKPVSTAFLEAARVVAGVGPAAPHAGHPGYEVVSGVAMLVTVGFTALLTAGIVDRLFGPRLVGVLGPRVLPRSGHVIVVGLGQVGLRLCQTLRQLGVPVVGVEREPAAPNLRLARSMGIPVVLAHGEDRAVLARLGLGRARALAAVGSHELDNIAVAVAAHGVAPDVRVVLRAGEDEATAETRALLPLGLTRDIVRTSAAFVTAQLAAERADAAPRRVVAGTDRDYVELPGRGLVSWSVPAGDDCGHVPGGGERDSVRSALGAG; encoded by the coding sequence GTGATCGGCGCCACAACGCTGGCGAGACGGGTCTGTGCCTCCCTGGGGGAGAGCGGGCACCCCGTCGACCACCTTGCCGCGCCGGACGACCAGGACCTCCGCCGCGCCCTCGCCACACCGCCGGCCGCCATCGCGGTCCTGGTGGGCGACGATCTGTCCGCGCTGCGCTACGCCCTCGCCGTACGCCATGTCCGCGACTCCGTCCGGATCGTCGTCACCGTCTTCGACCGCACCGTGGCGCAGCAGCTCCGGCTGCTGCTGCCCGACTGTGTGCCGGTCTCGCCCGCCGACCTCCTGGCGCCGACGCTGGCCGGACTGTGCGTCGACCCCGACGCGCTGGCCGTGTGGCACGACGGGCGGGGCGCGGTGGCGGTCCGCCCGCAGGAGGAACGGCTGGTGGAGACGGCGTGGCGGGCGAGCCCGGCCGCCCGGCGGCAGGCGCTGCTGGGACGGCTGCGGGGACAGTTGCAGCCCCATGACGCGGATGCCCGCCTGCTGCTCATCGGGCTGCTGGGCATCGTGGCCGTACTGGTCCTGGACTGGATCTGGCTGGTGGGCGTCTTCCACAAGCCGGTCAGCACCGCGTTCCTGGAGGCCGCCCGGGTGGTGGCGGGCGTGGGTCCGGCCGCTCCGCACGCCGGTCATCCCGGGTACGAGGTGGTGTCCGGCGTGGCGATGCTGGTGACGGTGGGCTTCACCGCGCTGCTGACCGCGGGCATCGTCGACCGGCTGTTCGGCCCGCGGCTGGTCGGCGTCCTCGGACCGCGGGTGCTGCCGCGCTCCGGGCACGTCATCGTGGTGGGGCTGGGGCAGGTCGGCCTGCGGCTGTGCCAGACGCTGCGGCAGCTGGGGGTGCCGGTCGTCGGGGTCGAGCGCGAGCCCGCCGCCCCCAACCTGCGTCTCGCGCGGTCGATGGGGATACCCGTGGTGCTGGCGCACGGGGAGGACCGTGCGGTGCTGGCGCGGCTCGGTCTGGGGCGGGCCCGTGCGCTCGCCGCCGTCGGCTCCCATGAGCTGGACAACATCGCGGTGGCGGTCGCCGCCCACGGGGTGGCACCCGACGTCAGGGTGGTGCTGCGGGCCGGCGAGGACGAGGCGACCGCCGAGACCCGTGCGCTGCTTCCCCTCGGGCTGACCCGCGACATCGTCCGGACGAGTGCGGCCTTCGTCACCGCCCAGCTGGCCGCCGAGCGGGCCGACGCGGCGCCGCGGCGCGTGGTGGCCGGCACCGACCGCGACTATGTCGAGCTGCCCGGCCGCGGTCTCGTCAGCTGGTCCGTCCCGGCCGGGGACGACTGCGGCCATGTGCCGGGCGGCGGCGAGCGGGACAGCGTGCGGAGCGCTCTCGGGGCGGGGTGA
- a CDS encoding SpoIIE family protein phosphatase: MMSAENALPGGSDRACDIAKAATAELDGHGRVVAWTRAAERLLGYPAAEILHHPAAELLAIPGDEVRVAAVARWCRAGDGWGGSVAARHRDGREVQLAVQVTPVLDGAGPERWSVLAMEEWRVPGGGVNQLMLEPFLAHAPVGMAVLDTELRYVWVNDVLERLIPLDQRLGKRVHEVLPRLEAAAFEERMRRVLRTGSPVMDYEFRSPTYADPHQERAYSASFFGLSDPQGQRIGLWYMVIDVTERWRAQERLALLNDASVRIGSTLDVTRTAQELADVAVPALADFVAVDLLDSVLRGEEPVPGPVDSTPTLRRSGQQSVHEGCPEAVLAVGEAVQRSPSSPIARCLLKGASLVEPVLDLTTSAWVTEDPARAAVIREYGFRSVMVAPVQARGITLGAATFFRSRRLGPFAADDVQLAEELVARAAVCVDNARRFTRERAAARVMQQNLLPHELTGGSALEVASWYFPADAPSGVGGDWFDVIPLSGARVALVVGDVVGHGINAAATMGRLRTAVRTLANLDLPPDELLARLDDLVIELVKTQGADQAADTGDPSVASTFMGATCLYAVYDPVSRRCSMARAGHLPPLIVGPDGAVDWPDLPAGPPLGLGSLPFEAVELEPAEGSLIALYTNGLIETRDQDIEVGLSRLSGALAVPGETLKELGGNVIKTLLTGPPSDDAALLLARTHALDAQQVASWELTCDPAVVGTARGLADRQLTEWGMDALLFTTELIVSELVTNAIRHATAPITLRLIRQDVLICEVSDASSTSPRLRHARTTDEGGRGLFIVAQLTRRWGTRYTPNGKVIWTEQSLPSDAGGADEED; this comes from the coding sequence ATGATGAGTGCGGAGAATGCCCTGCCGGGTGGCTCGGACCGCGCGTGCGATATCGCGAAGGCGGCCACCGCCGAACTGGACGGCCACGGCCGGGTCGTGGCCTGGACCCGGGCGGCGGAGCGGCTGCTCGGATATCCGGCCGCCGAGATCCTGCACCACCCCGCCGCGGAGCTGCTGGCGATACCGGGCGACGAGGTGCGGGTGGCAGCCGTGGCGCGGTGGTGCCGTGCCGGGGACGGCTGGGGCGGCTCGGTCGCGGCACGCCACCGGGACGGCCGGGAGGTGCAGCTGGCGGTGCAGGTCACGCCGGTGCTCGACGGCGCAGGGCCCGAGCGGTGGTCCGTCCTCGCCATGGAGGAGTGGCGGGTGCCGGGCGGCGGGGTGAACCAGCTGATGCTCGAACCGTTCCTGGCGCACGCACCGGTCGGCATGGCCGTGCTCGACACCGAGCTGCGGTACGTCTGGGTGAACGACGTGCTGGAGCGCCTGATCCCCTTGGACCAGCGGCTCGGGAAGCGGGTGCACGAGGTACTGCCGAGGCTGGAGGCCGCGGCGTTCGAGGAGCGGATGCGGCGGGTCCTGCGGACCGGGTCGCCCGTGATGGACTACGAATTCCGCAGCCCCACCTATGCCGACCCCCACCAGGAGCGTGCCTACTCGGCGTCCTTCTTCGGGCTGTCGGACCCCCAGGGACAGCGGATCGGCCTCTGGTACATGGTCATCGATGTCACCGAGCGCTGGCGGGCGCAGGAGCGGCTGGCCCTGCTGAACGACGCCAGCGTCCGGATCGGCAGCACACTCGACGTCACCCGGACCGCACAGGAACTGGCCGATGTCGCCGTGCCGGCGCTCGCCGACTTCGTCGCCGTCGATCTGCTGGATTCGGTTCTCCGGGGCGAGGAGCCGGTGCCCGGGCCGGTCGACAGCACCCCCACCCTGCGCCGCTCCGGTCAGCAGTCGGTCCACGAAGGCTGTCCGGAGGCCGTGCTGGCCGTGGGGGAAGCCGTCCAGCGGTCCCCCTCGTCACCGATCGCCCGCTGTCTGCTCAAGGGCGCGTCCCTGGTGGAACCGGTCCTGGACCTCACCACCAGCGCCTGGGTCACCGAGGACCCGGCGCGGGCCGCCGTCATCCGGGAATACGGGTTCCGTTCGGTGATGGTGGCACCGGTGCAGGCCCGTGGCATCACCCTGGGTGCGGCGACCTTCTTCCGGTCCCGGCGCCTGGGGCCCTTCGCGGCGGACGACGTACAGCTGGCCGAGGAGCTGGTCGCGCGGGCCGCGGTGTGTGTCGACAACGCGCGCCGCTTCACCCGCGAGCGGGCCGCGGCCCGGGTGATGCAGCAGAATCTGCTGCCGCACGAGCTGACCGGCGGGTCCGCGCTGGAGGTGGCGTCGTGGTACTTCCCGGCGGACGCGCCGAGCGGGGTGGGCGGCGACTGGTTCGATGTGATCCCGCTGTCCGGGGCGCGGGTCGCCCTGGTCGTCGGGGACGTGGTCGGCCACGGCATCAACGCCGCGGCCACCATGGGGCGGCTGCGGACCGCCGTGCGTACGCTGGCGAATCTGGATCTGCCGCCCGATGAACTGCTGGCCCGTCTGGACGACCTGGTCATCGAGCTGGTCAAGACGCAGGGTGCCGACCAGGCGGCGGACACCGGGGACCCGAGCGTGGCCTCCACGTTCATGGGCGCCACCTGTCTGTACGCCGTCTACGACCCGGTCAGCAGGCGGTGCAGCATGGCGCGGGCCGGGCATCTGCCGCCGCTGATCGTCGGCCCCGACGGCGCCGTGGACTGGCCGGACCTGCCCGCCGGACCGCCGCTCGGCCTCGGGTCGCTGCCCTTTGAGGCGGTCGAGCTGGAGCCCGCCGAGGGCAGCCTGATCGCGCTCTACACCAACGGGCTGATCGAGACCCGCGACCAGGACATCGAGGTCGGGCTGTCCCGGCTGAGCGGTGCCCTGGCGGTGCCCGGGGAGACGCTGAAGGAGCTCGGCGGGAATGTGATCAAGACCCTGCTGACCGGCCCGCCGTCCGACGACGCCGCGCTGCTCCTCGCCCGGACCCACGCCCTGGACGCGCAGCAGGTCGCCTCCTGGGAGCTGACCTGCGATCCGGCCGTCGTCGGCACCGCCCGTGGCCTCGCCGACCGGCAGCTGACCGAGTGGGGCATGGACGCCCTGCTGTTCACCACGGAGCTGATCGTCAGCGAACTGGTCACCAACGCCATCCGCCATGCCACCGCGCCGATCACCCTGCGCCTGATCCGGCAGGACGTCCTGATCTGCGAGGTCTCCGACGCCAGCAGCACCTCGCCGCGCCTGCGCCACGCCCGGACCACCGACGAGGGCGGCCGCGGACTGTTCATCGTCGCGCAGCTCACCCGGCGGTGGGGCACCCGCTACACCCCGAACGGCAAGGTCATCTGGACCGAGCAGAGCCTGCCGTCCGACGCGGGCGGCGCCGACGAGGAGGACTGA
- a CDS encoding PP2C family protein-serine/threonine phosphatase yields MALSNRDGAEPDPDAEHAGVLARLHTVEEAAEQIGTTLDEQTTCAELARFLCRYLCDAAAVDLLTEQGTGARTPSPEGFTRVATAGLVKVLEARFPAEDAPSARALDEERPVTAAAVLPGGRAAEAVAAPLLAYGRRYGVLLALRAGGSFSAQETATAHHLARLTATRLAHARRHAAVQRTAMDLQRALLAEPGRPHPNLELGTRYLPSGSSALVGGDWFETVRLHYGRTLLVMGDVMGHGLDAAVDMNAYRSHLRYVASTDLPPHRVLRQLDAAVAEEESRRPATCLLARVDPARGIAAFASAGHLPPAVIGPDGAAGLVDVPVGPPLGTGVGGYELVTRALTPTETLLMFTDGLIERRGEDIDASLSRLARMRLSVGAGVEQMLDEALLRLDGLHAEDDVAVLAARIRHHPGTEAAEAAGPVEG; encoded by the coding sequence GTGGCCTTGTCGAACCGGGATGGCGCGGAGCCGGACCCGGATGCCGAGCACGCCGGCGTCCTGGCCCGTCTGCACACGGTGGAAGAGGCCGCCGAGCAGATCGGCACGACCCTGGACGAGCAGACCACCTGCGCCGAGCTGGCCCGCTTCCTGTGCCGGTACCTGTGTGACGCCGCGGCGGTGGACCTGCTCACCGAGCAGGGCACCGGCGCCCGGACTCCGTCTCCGGAGGGGTTCACCCGCGTCGCGACGGCCGGCCTGGTCAAGGTGCTGGAGGCGCGGTTCCCGGCCGAGGACGCGCCCTCGGCGCGGGCGCTGGACGAGGAGCGCCCGGTCACCGCGGCGGCGGTCCTGCCGGGCGGCCGCGCCGCCGAGGCCGTAGCCGCGCCGCTCCTGGCGTACGGCCGTCGCTACGGAGTGCTGCTCGCCCTGCGCGCGGGCGGCAGCTTTTCCGCGCAGGAGACCGCCACCGCCCATCACCTGGCGCGCCTCACCGCCACCCGGCTCGCCCACGCCCGCCGCCATGCCGCCGTGCAGCGCACCGCGATGGACCTTCAGCGGGCGCTCCTCGCGGAGCCGGGCCGACCGCACCCCAACCTGGAGCTGGGCACCCGCTATCTGCCGTCCGGCAGCAGCGCCCTGGTGGGCGGCGACTGGTTCGAGACGGTACGGCTCCACTACGGGCGCACCCTGCTCGTCATGGGCGATGTCATGGGGCACGGACTCGACGCGGCGGTCGATATGAACGCCTACCGCTCCCACCTGCGCTATGTCGCCTCCACCGATCTGCCGCCCCACCGGGTACTGCGGCAACTCGACGCCGCCGTGGCGGAGGAGGAGTCCCGCCGGCCGGCGACCTGCCTGCTGGCCAGGGTCGATCCGGCGCGCGGTATCGCCGCGTTCGCCAGCGCGGGCCATCTCCCCCCGGCGGTCATCGGCCCCGACGGCGCCGCCGGTCTGGTGGACGTCCCCGTCGGCCCGCCCCTGGGCACCGGCGTAGGGGGCTACGAACTCGTCACCCGCGCCCTCACCCCCACCGAAACCCTGCTGATGTTCACCGACGGGCTCATCGAGCGCCGCGGCGAGGACATCGACGCGTCCCTTTCCCGGCTGGCGCGGATGCGGCTGTCCGTCGGGGCCGGCGTGGAGCAGATGCTCGACGAGGCCCTGCTCCGCCTCGACGGACTGCACGCCGAGGACGATGTCGCCGTCCTCGCCGCCCGGATCCGCCACCATCCGGGCACGGAGGCGGCCGAGGCGGCCGGACCGGTGGAGGGTTGA
- a CDS encoding helix-turn-helix domain-containing protein has product MDPAAAAPPPRTGITLRQLLMSLGEPLVELQAAPEGLDVEIRSVALLDPEDPPMAHPGELILAIGARGRAAFPALRAGGRDGAAAVAVKLDAPGQAAALSATAVEAGIALLSVRSEARWEQVDALARAALESAPQGRPGEGVEEGDLFALAQTTAILTGGIVSIEDTANRVLAYSRSADDDEVDDLRRRSILGWHGPEAYLSRLREWGVFQRLRTSDEVINIDAHPELGIRRRLAVAIRSGERQLGVIWVQEGSSPLSERADQALLGAARVAALHLVRRRRELSADLTLTRTLAAGLLEGSTGPQPLASHLALDAARPAAVLGFSYGTAEATPPELTRGEVSNLISVHTAARHRSAVVTQVDARLYVLLPQLPRSIDTGTLRGWGQEITDAAGRHLGLSLRGSVGCIVPGLGEIPESRREADRILDAMLSVGVATTVAALPDIQAEVLVSEVLALLSAHPEMRDPRLTALVTHDSRNQGQLAETVLAYLNAFGDVRAAATELHVHPNTLRYRIRRAEDLTGLDLSRPDQRLLAMLQLRLPPAD; this is encoded by the coding sequence ATGGATCCAGCTGCCGCGGCACCGCCACCCCGTACGGGCATCACCCTGCGCCAGTTGCTGATGTCGCTGGGCGAGCCCCTGGTGGAGCTCCAGGCCGCGCCCGAGGGACTGGACGTCGAGATCCGCAGCGTCGCCCTGCTCGACCCCGAGGATCCGCCGATGGCCCACCCCGGCGAGCTGATCCTCGCCATAGGCGCCCGGGGTCGCGCGGCGTTCCCCGCGCTGCGGGCCGGCGGACGCGACGGAGCCGCTGCGGTGGCGGTCAAGCTGGACGCTCCCGGGCAGGCCGCGGCGCTCAGCGCGACCGCCGTCGAGGCGGGCATCGCGCTGCTGTCCGTACGGAGTGAGGCGCGCTGGGAACAGGTGGACGCGCTGGCCCGCGCGGCGCTGGAGAGTGCGCCGCAGGGGCGCCCCGGCGAGGGGGTCGAGGAGGGCGATCTGTTCGCGCTCGCGCAGACCACCGCCATCCTCACCGGCGGCATCGTCAGCATCGAGGACACCGCCAACCGCGTGCTGGCCTACTCCCGCTCCGCCGACGACGACGAGGTCGATGACCTGCGGCGGCGGTCCATCCTGGGCTGGCACGGCCCGGAGGCGTATCTGTCGAGGCTGCGCGAGTGGGGCGTCTTCCAGCGGCTGCGCACCTCCGACGAAGTGATCAACATCGATGCCCACCCCGAGCTGGGCATCCGCCGGCGGCTCGCGGTGGCCATCCGGTCCGGGGAACGGCAGCTGGGCGTCATCTGGGTGCAGGAGGGATCTTCGCCGCTGTCCGAGCGCGCGGACCAGGCGCTGCTGGGCGCGGCCCGGGTCGCCGCGCTGCATCTGGTGCGCCGCCGCCGCGAGCTCTCCGCCGATCTGACGCTGACCCGCACGCTGGCGGCCGGACTGCTGGAGGGCAGCACCGGGCCGCAGCCGCTGGCGAGCCACCTGGCCCTGGACGCGGCCCGCCCGGCCGCCGTCCTGGGCTTCTCGTACGGAACGGCCGAGGCGACCCCGCCGGAGCTGACCCGTGGCGAGGTCAGCAACCTGATCTCGGTGCACACCGCCGCCCGGCACCGCAGCGCCGTGGTCACCCAGGTCGATGCGCGGCTCTATGTGCTGCTGCCGCAGCTGCCGCGCAGCATCGACACCGGCACCCTGCGCGGCTGGGGCCAGGAGATCACCGATGCGGCCGGCCGCCACCTGGGCCTGTCGCTGCGCGGCTCCGTCGGCTGCATCGTGCCGGGACTCGGGGAGATCCCCGAATCGCGCCGGGAGGCGGACCGGATCCTGGACGCCATGCTGAGCGTCGGGGTCGCCACCACGGTCGCCGCGCTGCCGGACATCCAGGCGGAGGTGCTCGTCAGCGAGGTGCTGGCGCTGCTGTCGGCACACCCCGAGATGCGCGACCCCCGGCTGACCGCCCTGGTCACCCACGACAGCCGCAACCAGGGGCAGTTGGCCGAGACCGTGCTCGCCTATCTGAACGCCTTCGGCGACGTACGGGCCGCCGCCACCGAGCTGCATGTGCACCCCAACACGCTGCGCTACCGGATCCGCCGGGCCGAGGACCTGACCGGTCTCGACCTCAGCCGCCCGGATCAGCGGCTGCTGGCCATGCTCCAGCTGCGGCTGCCGCCCGCCGACTGA